One genomic region from Homalodisca vitripennis isolate AUS2020 chromosome 6, UT_GWSS_2.1, whole genome shotgun sequence encodes:
- the LOC124365342 gene encoding spidroin-1-like, with the protein MEAEECVPAKPNKGKFAHEFVKEGMRRNLPVPKESDIGLCQKEGRVEQLNQVTRRLIGVDHLEKMRKRCKDLSDSDKPPLCKGEGDLSQQDRISPSSRKGEGADKVQGCVGEVADKVQGCVGDGADKVQGCVGDGADKVQGCVGEGAGKVQGCVGEGADKVQGCVGEGVGKVQGCVEEGADKVQGCVREGADKVQGCVKEGADKVQGYVGEGAGKVQGYVGEGADKVQGCVGEGADKVQGCVGEGVGKLQGCVEEGADKVQGCVREGADKVQGCVREGADKVQGYVGEGAGKVQGYVGEGADKVQGYVGEGADKVQGCVGEGAGKVQGCVGEGAGKVQGCVGEGAGKVQGCVGEGADKVQRCVEEGTGKVLGCAG; encoded by the exons ATGGAAGCTGAAGAGTGTGTTCCAGCTAAACCCAATAAAGGAAAGTTTGCTCATGAATTCGTCAAAGAAGGCATGAGAAGAAATCTACCTGTTCCTAAAGAAAGTGACATTGGTCTCTGCCAAAAGGAAGGAAGGGTGGAACAACTAAATCAAGTAACAAGAAGGTTGATAGGAGTAGACCACCTGGAGAAAATGAGAAAAAGGTGTAAAGACTTGTCCGACTCAGATAAACCTCCACTTTGCAAAGGGGAAGGAGATTTATCTCAACAGGACAGGATATCACCCTCCTCAAGGAAAG GGGAGGGTGCCGACAAGGTACAAGGATGTGTAGGGGAGGTTGCCGACAAGGTACAAGGATGTGTAGGGGATGGTGCCGACAAGGTACAAGGATGTGTAGGGGATGGTGCCGACAAGGTACAAGGATGTGTAGGGGAGGGTGCCGGCAAGGTACAAGGATGTGTAGGGGAGGGTGCCGACAAGGTACAAGGATGTGTAGGAGAGGGTGTCGGCAAGGTACAAGGATGTGTAGAGGAGGGTGCAGACAAGGTACAAGGATGTGTAAGGGAGGGTGCAGACAAGGTACAAGGATGTGTAAAGGAGGGTGCAGACAAGGTACAAGGATATGTAGGGGAGGGTGCCGGCAAGGTACAAGGATATGTAGGGGAGGGTGCAGACAAGGTACAAGGATGTGTAGGGGAGGGTGCCGACAAGGTACAAGGATGTGTAGGGGAGGGTGTCGGCAAGTTACAAGGATGTGTAGAGGAGGGTGCAGACAAGGTACAAGGATGTGTAAGGGAGGGTGCAGACAAGGTACAAGGATGTGTAAGGGAGGGTGCAGACAAGGTACAAGGATATGTAGGGGAGGGTGCCGGCAAGGTACAAGGATATGTAGGGGAGGGTGCAGACAAGGTACAAGGATATGTAGGGGAGGGTGCAGACAAGGTACAAGGATGTGTAGGGGAGGGTGCCGGCAAGGTACAAGGATGTGTAGGGGAGGGTGCCGGCAAGGTACAAGGATGTGTAGGGGAGGGTGCCGGCAAGGTACAAGGATGTGTAGGGGAGGGTGCCGACAAGGTACAAAGATGTGTAGAGGAGGGTACCGGTAAGGTACTAGGATGTGCGGGGTAG
- the LOC124364221 gene encoding sin3 histone deacetylase corepressor complex component SDS3-like, protein MQANNHRYLSVNNSNHANDEYDFEEDDNLSTHDSEDSDEGTEEASESEMAKGGEGCTEIKEQVYRDKLFNLKAQLNQLKEGTHPEYNRLVKKLEVEWRERLRMNVIWRDYLVDCVERDYINEKRAANKELEEKKIELRQNLISEMEEKRRIVDSERNTMELSGDCAETKPAMTRKLRRRPHDPVPLPDKRRGKSASHPLHLNYLADEKEIDMDIKAILRGPHRGSTSRKPVMISGSGVTMGPLPTENSVMETRIEDGKLLYERRWFHRGQPVYVEGKDTPRFPAIISAIATEVLWVKKTSDSSKVKIYMSHLSSGKMTIKRRAA, encoded by the exons ATGCAGGCCAACAATCACCGATATTTGTCCGTGAATAACTCAAACCATGCTAATGATGAATACGATTTCGAGGAAGATGATAACTTGTCTACACATGATTCAGAAGACAGCGATGAAG GCACAGAAGAAGCAAGTGAGTCTGAAATGGCGAAAGGTGGAGAGGGATGTACAGAAATCAAAGAACA GGTATACAGGGATAAGCTATTTAACCTGAAGGCGCAGTTGAACCAGCTGAAAGAAGGCACTCACCCCGAATACAACCGTTTGGTGAAGAAACTTGAGGTAGAATGGAGAGAAAG gTTACGAATGAACGTAATTTGGAGGGACTACTTGGTCGATTGTGTGGAAAGGGACTATATAAATGAGAAAAGAGCGGCAAACAAAGAGCTGGAAGAGAAGAAGATCGAACTGAGGCAGAACTTAATATCGGAAATGGAAGAGAAACGGAGGATAGTGGATTCCGAGAGGAACACGATGGAGTTGAGCGGGGACTGTGCGGAGACAAAGCCGGCGATGACGAGGAAGCTGCGGCGGAGACCCCACGACCCCGTGCCGTTGCCAGATAAGCGGCGGGGCAAGAGTGCGTCCCATCCGTTACACCTCAACTACCTGGCCGACGAGAAGGAGATTGACATGGATATCAAGGCCATCCTGCGTGGTCCGCACCGTGGCTCCACTTCACGTAAGCCAG TTATGATATCGGGCAGCGGAGTGACAATGGGACCATTGCCAACAGAAAATTCAGTCATGGAAACCAGGATAGAAGATGGAAAGCTTCTATATGAAAGAAGATG GTTTCATAGAGGACAGCCCGTGTACGTGGAGGGCAAGGATACCCCTCGGTTCCCTGCTATCATATCTGCCATAGCTACTGAAGTG TTGTGGGTGAAGAAGACCTCAGACTCCAGCAAAGTGAAGATCTACATGTCACATCTGTCCAGTGGTAAGATGACTATCAAGAGGAGGGCGGCGTGA